In Rhodanobacter humi, the genomic stretch CATTGTTGCTGTTGCAGGCCAACCCGCATCATCCGTCGCTGCGGCTGCATGCGCTGGCCGGCAAGCTGAGCGGGCTGCACTCGGTGTCGATCAATCTGTCGTATCGCATCACGCTGGAACTGGTGATACGCGATCAGCAGATCGTGCCGATCAACGTGGGTGACCACGACGCCGTGTATTGACCGGCGCACTCCTCAGCCGGATCAAGATGGATGACCAGCTTCGCTGTTGTGAAGCTCCTCCCGCCTTCGCGGGAATGACGAGCGGAAAGCGGTTTCGGGTTTCCATGCGCCAGCAGCGGACCCGCTTGGCATCTTTGCCGCCAGCCAGCAGCGCTTGCCGAGTGTTGCCTTTATGGCTACATTCGTTGCCCAATGAGCAACACCTCCGCCCTGATGGACCTGCTGTTCTCCGCCACCCGGCGACGGGTGCTGGCGCAGCTGTTGCTGGAGCCGGAAGTCGCCCTGCATCTGCGTGAACTGGCGCGGCTGACCGGCAGTCATGCCGGCACGCTGGGCCGCGAGCTGGACAAGCTGGCGGAGGTGGGGCTGGTGTCGCGCAGCGAGCTGGGCAACCAGGTGCGCTACCAGGCCAATGTGCATTGCCCGCTGTTCCCCGAACTGGCGGGCATGTTCCGCAAGACGCATGGCATGGTGCCGCTGCTGCGCGAGGCGCTGGCGCCGCTGGCCGGGCAGGTGCGCGTGGCGCTGGTGTTCGGCTCGATGGCGCGCGGCACGCAGGTGGCCGGCAGCGACGTCGACCTGCTGGTGGTGGGCGAGGTGGGTTTCGGCGAACTGGTGCAGGCGCTGTATCCGGTGCAGCAGGTGTTGCAACGTGAGATCAATCCGGTGCTGTACACGCCGGCGGAGTTTCGACGACGGGCGCAGGAGGGCGAGGCGTTCGTTCGCCAGTTCTTCCAGCACCCGAATGTGTTCCTGAGGGGAGACAGGGATGACCTTGCAGAACTTGCTGGCGATCCGGCGGCTGCTGGCGCACGCGCCTGACGCGACTGGGATCCACAAGCTGCTGGAGGCCGCACGGCGCAACCTGGCCGATGCGCGTGTTGCCGAGATCAGCACCGACAATCGCTTCGATGCCGCCTACAAGTGCGTGATGCAGTGCGCGATGCTGGGCCTGTGGGCCAGCGGCTACCGCACCGCGACCAGCCAGCCGGGCCACCACCAGACCGCGATCCAGTGCCTCACGCTGACCATGGGCGTGCCGCTGGCGACGGTGATCGTGCTCGACGCTCTGCGCAAGCAGCGCAACCTGAGCGACTACGAGGGCGATCCGATCTCGGGCGCCGCGCTGGCCTCCTGCCTGGACGAGGCCGGCAAATTGCTGGCGCATACCGAACAATGGCTGCGCGCGCACCACTCCCGACTCCTGGGTGAGGCATGAACCTGCACCGTGAAGTGAATTTCGAGCGCGAGATCTGCGACCACCTCGCCGCCCACGGCTGGCTCTACGCCGAAGGCGACGCGCAACACTACGACCGCACGCATGCGCTGTACCTGCCCGACCTGCTGGCCTGGATCGAGGCGACCCAGCCGGACAGCTGGGAACGCCTGAACCGCACGCACGGCCTCGCCACGGCGGAGCGCCTCGCCGAGCGCGTGCGCAAGAGCCTGGACGAACGCGGCACGCTGGAGGTGCTGCGCCGGGGTGTGGAGATGATCGGGCTGAAGATGCCGCTGGCGCTGGTGCAGTTCCGGCCCGCACTGGCGATGAACCCGGCACTGGAGCAGCGCTACGCCGCCAACCGGCTGCGCGTGGTGCGGCAGGTGAAGCACTCACCGAACCACCCGAACGATGCGCTGGACCTGGTGCTGTTCGTCAACGGCATCGCGGTGGCGACGGCGGAACTGAAATCGGATTTCACGCAGAGCGTGGGCGATGCGGTGGACCAGTACCGCTACGACCGTCACCCGCATCCCAAGGGTGGCGTGGCCGAGCCGCTGCTGGCTTTCCCCGGCGGCGCGCTGGTGCATTTCGCGGCGAGCCAGACCGAGGTGATGATGACGACCCGGCTGCAGGGCGCGGTCACGCGCTTCCTGCCGTTCAACCTGGGCCACGACGGCGGCGCGGGCAATCCGCCCAACCCGGATGGTTTCGCCACCGCCTACCTGTGGGAGCAGGTGTGGGCGCGCGACAGCTGGCTGGAGATCCTGGGCCGCTACCTGATCGGCAAGCGCGACGACAAGAAGCAGCTCACCGGCGTGATCTTTCCGCGCTACCACCAGCTCGACGTCACGCGCCGGCTGGTGGCCGACGTGCGCGCGAACGGGGCGGGGCAGCGGTATCTCATCCAGCATTCGGCCGGTTCGGGCAAGACCAATTCCATCGCCTGGGCCGCGCATTTCCTCGCCGACCTGCACGATGCGACGCATGCCAAGCTGTTCGACAGCGTGCTGGTGGTGTCCGACCGCAACGTGCTCGACGCGCAGCTGCAGGAGGCGATCTTCGATTTCGAGCGCACCGCCGGCGTGGTGGAGACCATCACCAGCGAGCGCGGCAGCAAGAGCGCGCAACTGGGACAGGCGCTGAAGGACGGCAAGAAGATCATCGTCTGCACCATCCAGACCTTTCCGTTCGCGCTGGAGGAAGTGCAGAAACTGGCGGCCACCGAAGGCAAGCGTTTCGCGGTGATCGCCGACGAGGCGCACAGCTCGCAGACCGGCGAGGCGGCGGCCAAGCTCAAGCAGTTGCTGAGCGCCGAGGAGTGGGCCGAGCTGCAGGACGGCGGCGAGGTGGACACCGAGACGCTGATGGCCGCGAACATGGCGGCCCGCGCCGGCGGCCAGCAGGGCCTGACCTACGTGGCCTTCACCGCCACGCCGAAGGCCAAGACGCTGGAGCTGTTCGGCCGGCCGGGGCCGGATGGCCTGCCGCAGCCGTTCCACGTGTATTCGATGCGCCAGGCGATCGAGGAGGGCTTCATCCTCGACGTGCTGCGCAACTACACGCCGTACCAGCTGGCGTTCAAGCTGGCCCACGAAGGCCGGGAGGTCGACCAGGCCGAGGTCGAACGCAGCGCGGCGATGAAGGGGATCATGCAGTGGGTGCGCCTGCACCCGTACAACATCGTGGCCAAGGTGCAGATCGTGGTGGAGCATTACCGCGAGCACGTGCAGCCGCTGCTGGATGGCAAGGCCAAGGCGATGGTGGTGGTCGGCAGCCGCAAGGAGGCGGTGCGCTGGCAGAAGGCGATACGCGAGTACATCGCGCGGCAGCACTATCCGCTCGGCGTGCTGGTGGCGTTCTCGGGCGAGGTGAGCGACCCGGAGAGCTTCCCCGCGCCGATGACCGAGACCAGTGCGGACCTCAATCCCGGGCTCAAGGGCCGCGACATCCGTGATGCCTTCGCCCAGCCGGAGTACCACCTGCTGCTGGTAGCCAACAAGTTCCAGACCGGTTTCGACCAGCCGCTGCTGTGCGGCATGTACGTGGACAAGCTGCTCGGCGGCATCCAGGCGGTGCAGACGCTGTCGCGGCTCAACCGTGCATACCCGGGCAAGGACACCACCTACATCCTGGACTTCGTCAACGAGGCGGTGGAGATACTCAAGGCGTTCAGGACCTACTACGCCACCGCCGAGCTGGAAGCCGCCACCGACCCGCACCTGGTGTTCGACCTGCGCGCCAAGCTCGACGCCAGCGGTCACTACGACGATTTCGAGGTGGAACGCGTGGCGAAGATCGAGACCGATCCGCGTGCCACGCAGGCGCAGCTCAGCGCGGCGATGGCGCCGGTGGCCGACCGCCTGCTGAAGCGTTACCGCGCCGCGCAACTGGCGCGTGCCGCGGCGCTGGAAGGAGGCGACGATGCGGTCGCCCAGGGACAGAAGGACGTGATGGACGCGCTGCAGCTGTTCAAGGGTGATATGGGCGCCTACGTGCGCCTGTACGCCTTCCTGTCGCAGATGTTCGACTACGGCAACACCGACATCGAGAAGCGTTTCATCTTCTACAAGCGGCTGATCCCGCTCCTGGAGTTCGGCCGCGAGCGCGAGACGGTGGATCTGTCGAAAGTGGTGCTTACCCATCACACCTTGCGCAACGCTGGACGCCAGCCGATGAACCTGCACGACGACGGCAAGGGCGACTACAAGCTGCCGCCGCTGGATGCCGTGGGGAGTGGTTCGGTGCAGGAAAAGGAGAAGGCCTATCTCACCGAGATCATCGAGCGGGTCAACGGCCTGTTCGAGGGGCAGCTCAGCGATGGCGACCAGCTCGTCTACGTGAACGGCGTGCTCAAGGGCAAGCTGCTGGAGAACGAAACCCTGGTGCAGCAGGCTGGCAGCAACAGCAAGGAGCAGTTCGCCAATTCGCCCGACCTGCGCGATGCGCTGCTGCACGCGATCATGGACGCGCTGGAAGCGCACTCGGCGATGAGCAGCCAGGCGCTGGGTTCCGAACGGGTGCGCGACGGGCTCAAGGACATCCTGCTCGGGCCCGGGCAGCTCTACGAATCGTTGCGCGCGCGTGCGGAGGATCGCCCGGCTGTACCCTGAGCGCCGGTTCGGGTTCGTCATCGCACATTCGGCGGGTTATCTTGCGACCCACACTTTCGGGGGAAAGGGATGACCATGCAGCGCTGGCTGATTGCCGCCGTCGTGACTTGTATCGCTGCCGCAGGCTGCAGCGACCCGTCCAGGGAAACCGCCGCGCACGAACCTCGCCCGCCACAGGCTGGCCAGCCGGTGAGTCCGCTGGCGACCGCGCGGCACATGGCCGCCATCGAGGCGGCGGCCGTCACCGGCAATCAGCGCGTGGTGCAGCGGCATCTTGAAGGCATGTCCAACGACATGCTGCGTTCGATGCGCGTGGCCGATCCGTCGCGCCCCGTCGGACACGAATCGGCTCGTGCCGTCGTTGCCAGGGTGCCCGGCGTGCGCTCCAGCGCTTGGGTGGACGGCCACAACCTGATGGTGCTGGTCGACGGCGCCCGCTATCGCAGCATGGCGATGATCGACCGCTTGTGCGTCGCGATGGAGCCGCTGGGCGACACGCTCGCCGTCACCGTCAACCTGCAGGACGTCACCGCGACCACCTCGGCCGGCGCCGATACCTTGTCGCGCAACTGCCAGCTGCCGATGGGCGAGCAGCCGCTGATGCAGTCGCGGCGGCAGATGGACGTGCTCGACCCCGAACTGCGCCGGGCGTTCGAGGCGCAGCAGGCGCATCGCGGCTGAGCGCAAGCTGCAAACGACGACGGCGCCGCATTGCTGCGGCGTCGTCGGTATTTCGGGCGGAAGTCACTGGATGCCAGCCTGCGCTGGCATGACGGCAAAACTCACAGCGCCTCGAACACGCCCGCCGC encodes the following:
- a CDS encoding DNA-binding protein → MTLQNLLAIRRLLAHAPDATGIHKLLEAARRNLADARVAEISTDNRFDAAYKCVMQCAMLGLWASGYRTATSQPGHHQTAIQCLTLTMGVPLATVIVLDALRKQRNLSDYEGDPISGAALASCLDEAGKLLAHTEQWLRAHHSRLLGEA
- a CDS encoding type I restriction endonuclease subunit R — translated: MNLHREVNFEREICDHLAAHGWLYAEGDAQHYDRTHALYLPDLLAWIEATQPDSWERLNRTHGLATAERLAERVRKSLDERGTLEVLRRGVEMIGLKMPLALVQFRPALAMNPALEQRYAANRLRVVRQVKHSPNHPNDALDLVLFVNGIAVATAELKSDFTQSVGDAVDQYRYDRHPHPKGGVAEPLLAFPGGALVHFAASQTEVMMTTRLQGAVTRFLPFNLGHDGGAGNPPNPDGFATAYLWEQVWARDSWLEILGRYLIGKRDDKKQLTGVIFPRYHQLDVTRRLVADVRANGAGQRYLIQHSAGSGKTNSIAWAAHFLADLHDATHAKLFDSVLVVSDRNVLDAQLQEAIFDFERTAGVVETITSERGSKSAQLGQALKDGKKIIVCTIQTFPFALEEVQKLAATEGKRFAVIADEAHSSQTGEAAAKLKQLLSAEEWAELQDGGEVDTETLMAANMAARAGGQQGLTYVAFTATPKAKTLELFGRPGPDGLPQPFHVYSMRQAIEEGFILDVLRNYTPYQLAFKLAHEGREVDQAEVERSAAMKGIMQWVRLHPYNIVAKVQIVVEHYREHVQPLLDGKAKAMVVVGSRKEAVRWQKAIREYIARQHYPLGVLVAFSGEVSDPESFPAPMTETSADLNPGLKGRDIRDAFAQPEYHLLLVANKFQTGFDQPLLCGMYVDKLLGGIQAVQTLSRLNRAYPGKDTTYILDFVNEAVEILKAFRTYYATAELEAATDPHLVFDLRAKLDASGHYDDFEVERVAKIETDPRATQAQLSAAMAPVADRLLKRYRAAQLARAAALEGGDDAVAQGQKDVMDALQLFKGDMGAYVRLYAFLSQMFDYGNTDIEKRFIFYKRLIPLLEFGRERETVDLSKVVLTHHTLRNAGRQPMNLHDDGKGDYKLPPLDAVGSGSVQEKEKAYLTEIIERVNGLFEGQLSDGDQLVYVNGVLKGKLLENETLVQQAGSNSKEQFANSPDLRDALLHAIMDALEAHSAMSSQALGSERVRDGLKDILLGPGQLYESLRARAEDRPAVP
- a CDS encoding type II toxin-antitoxin system RelE/ParE family toxin, translating into MSYVLVFTDQYNRRAARFLKRHPQVREQYRKTLLLLQANPHHPSLRLHALAGKLSGLHSVSINLSYRITLELVIRDQQIVPINVGDHDAVY
- a CDS encoding nucleotidyltransferase domain-containing protein, yielding MSNTSALMDLLFSATRRRVLAQLLLEPEVALHLRELARLTGSHAGTLGRELDKLAEVGLVSRSELGNQVRYQANVHCPLFPELAGMFRKTHGMVPLLREALAPLAGQVRVALVFGSMARGTQVAGSDVDLLVVGEVGFGELVQALYPVQQVLQREINPVLYTPAEFRRRAQEGEAFVRQFFQHPNVFLRGDRDDLAELAGDPAAAGARA